Proteins from one Halovivax limisalsi genomic window:
- a CDS encoding Cdc6/Cdc18 family protein, translating into MSDDDSHDRRPTDRPASESTPGFRAELDSSEIGGSESKQGLFDDLLSGEPIFENKEVLRPSYTPHELPHRSDQINKMATILVAALRGETPSNILIYGKTGTGKTASAKFVSKELEQTSTKYSVPCDVEYINCEVTDTQYRVLAQLANTFIETNRARIDERVAELESLKEAVREYESGAPGTRSGEPARDATSNVEATNGDDAPATDSATQTSTNTAEHRQSTWSSDGDPGTGGGVPDETKGSASGDRPSDQVESQIDSSSSSTPDTTASAGEIEGFQSPDEPANDHPFTDTEFTTVEGVDDRIEQLEADRDSFEDVPMTGWPTDRVYSVFFDAVDYSERVVVIMLDEIDKLVEKSGDDTLYNLSRMNSELENSRVSIMGISNDLKFTDFLDPRVKSSLGEEEIVFPPYDANQLRDILQHRSEVAFKEGALTSDVIPLCAAFAAQEHGDARRALDLLRTAGELAERSQTDTVVEEHVRQAQDKIELDRVVEVVRTLPTQSKLVLFSIILLEQHGVHSINTGEVYNIYKRLCKELDTDVLTQRRVTDLISELDMLGIVNAVVVSKGRYGRTKEISLSVPLEETEVVLRSDSRLSDIDDVKPFVQARFDN; encoded by the coding sequence ATGTCTGACGACGATTCACACGACCGACGTCCGACCGACCGCCCAGCCAGCGAATCGACGCCCGGCTTCCGGGCCGAACTCGATTCGTCGGAGATCGGCGGATCCGAGTCGAAACAGGGCCTGTTCGACGACCTGTTGAGCGGCGAGCCCATCTTCGAGAACAAGGAGGTCCTCAGACCGTCGTACACGCCCCACGAGTTGCCCCACCGATCCGATCAGATCAACAAGATGGCGACCATCCTCGTCGCGGCGCTCCGCGGCGAGACGCCGTCGAACATCCTCATCTACGGAAAGACGGGGACCGGCAAGACCGCGAGCGCGAAGTTCGTCAGCAAGGAACTCGAGCAGACCTCCACGAAGTACAGCGTCCCCTGCGACGTCGAGTACATCAACTGCGAGGTGACCGACACGCAGTATCGCGTGCTCGCCCAGCTCGCGAATACGTTCATCGAGACCAACAGGGCCCGCATCGACGAACGGGTGGCCGAACTCGAGTCGCTGAAGGAGGCCGTCAGGGAGTACGAATCGGGCGCACCCGGCACCCGATCGGGCGAGCCAGCCCGAGACGCGACCTCGAACGTCGAGGCGACAAACGGTGACGACGCGCCCGCTACGGACTCCGCAACGCAGACGTCGACGAATACCGCCGAGCACCGACAGTCGACGTGGTCGAGCGACGGGGATCCCGGAACCGGAGGTGGCGTTCCAGATGAAACGAAGGGCTCCGCGTCCGGCGATCGACCATCGGATCAGGTGGAGTCACAGATCGATTCCTCGTCCAGTTCAACCCCAGATACCACGGCATCTGCAGGTGAAATAGAGGGGTTCCAGTCGCCAGACGAACCGGCCAACGACCACCCGTTCACCGACACCGAGTTCACCACGGTCGAGGGCGTCGACGACAGGATCGAACAGCTGGAGGCAGATCGCGACTCCTTCGAGGACGTTCCGATGACCGGCTGGCCGACCGATCGCGTCTACAGCGTCTTCTTCGACGCCGTCGACTACTCCGAACGAGTCGTCGTCATCATGCTCGACGAGATCGACAAGCTCGTCGAGAAGAGCGGCGACGATACGCTGTACAATCTCTCGCGGATGAACTCCGAGCTCGAGAACTCGCGCGTCTCGATCATGGGCATCTCGAACGACCTCAAGTTCACCGACTTCCTCGACCCGCGCGTGAAGTCCTCGCTCGGCGAGGAAGAGATCGTCTTCCCGCCGTACGACGCCAATCAGCTGCGCGATATCCTCCAGCATCGCTCGGAGGTGGCGTTCAAGGAGGGCGCGCTGACGTCGGACGTCATTCCCCTCTGTGCGGCGTTCGCCGCCCAGGAGCACGGCGACGCCCGACGTGCGCTCGACCTCCTCCGGACGGCGGGGGAACTGGCGGAGCGCTCCCAGACCGACACGGTCGTCGAAGAGCACGTCCGCCAGGCCCAGGACAAGATCGAACTCGACCGCGTCGTCGAGGTCGTCCGCACCCTGCCGACCCAGAGCAAGCTGGTCCTCTTCTCGATCATCCTGCTCGAGCAGCACGGCGTCCACAGCATCAACACCGGCGAGGTGTACAACATTTACAAGCGCCTGTGCAAGGAACTCGACACGGACGTCCTGACCCAGCGACGGGTCACCGATCTGATCAGCGAACTCGACATGCTCGGCATCGTCAACGCCGTCGTCGTCTCGAAGGGCCGCTACGGCCGCACCAAGGAGATCAGCCTCTCGGTTCCACTCGAAGAGACGGAGGTCGTGCTCCGCTCGGACTCCCGTCTCAGCGACATCGACGACGTCAAGCCCTTCGTCCAGGCCCGGTTCGACAACTGA
- a CDS encoding Era-like GTP-binding protein: MGLLQGLKDSISRATDRLFSEQEPKRIGIYGPPNAGKTTLANRIARDWTGDAIGTESHIPHETRRARRKEGVEIERNGKTVTIDIVDTPGVTTKVDYEEFTDEMDKDDAVRRSREATEGVAEAMHWLREDVDGVIYVLDSAQDPITQVNTMLIGIIESRDLPVLIFANKIDLDESSVKRIEDAFPQHQTVALSAKEGDNMDEVYDNIAEYFG, from the coding sequence ATGGGACTGTTACAAGGACTCAAAGATAGTATCTCTCGGGCGACCGATCGCCTCTTCTCGGAGCAGGAGCCAAAGCGGATCGGTATTTACGGCCCGCCGAACGCCGGAAAGACGACCCTCGCGAATCGTATCGCTCGCGACTGGACGGGCGACGCGATCGGGACGGAGAGCCACATTCCGCACGAAACGCGACGCGCCCGTCGCAAGGAAGGCGTCGAGATCGAGCGCAACGGCAAGACGGTGACGATTGACATCGTCGACACGCCGGGCGTGACGACGAAGGTGGACTACGAGGAGTTCACCGACGAGATGGACAAGGACGACGCCGTTCGGCGCTCTCGCGAGGCGACCGAGGGCGTCGCCGAGGCGATGCACTGGCTTCGCGAGGACGTCGACGGCGTCATCTACGTCCTCGACAGCGCGCAGGATCCGATCACGCAAGTCAACACGATGCTGATCGGGATCATCGAATCCCGCGATCTGCCGGTACTCATCTTCGCGAACAAGATTGACCTCGACGAGTCGTCGGTCAAACGAATCGAGGACGCCTTCCCGCAGCACCAGACCGTGGCGCTCTCGGCGAAGGAAGGGGACAACATGGACGAAGTGTACGACAACATCGCGGAGTACTTCGGGTGA
- a CDS encoding DNA-directed DNA polymerase II small subunit — MPLEGSARIVQRLTSCGFNVEREAVTLIAGSADPSRTVDRLVEELDDDVLVIATADVRAILETGLETEAEAASPTRSDAALATDTDDPTDREARPTGATPDGGDVRAEPSPSADGHDDPSISTGTTPPDGDSSAASPPETEGVREPSSDRSSSDEDRSTSAPDFERSGETDARSVEIEGDMTGQSTGTGAYRDFVTVFRDRLERLGSKLRGRVNHRPASSIESMPGGSDVAMVGLVNDVRSTASGHWLVELEDTTGTFPFLVMKDRDFAGLVDELLCDEVLAMEGTLADDSGIAFVDSIHFPDVPRTHEPSTADRHVQAALISDVHVGSEEFMAGAWNRFAEWLHSEAAQHVEYLCIAGDMVEGVGIYPDQDEELDIVDIYDQYEAFNEHLKRVPGDLEIVMIPGNHDAVRLAEPQPGFDEELRSIMSAHDARISSNPSVVDLEGVSILMYHGVSLDEVIAELPAESASYDEPHKAMYQLLKKRHVAPQFGGHTRLAPEERDYLVIEDVPDIFHTGHVHKLGFGKYHDVLAINSGCWQAQTDFQKSVNIDPDAGFAPIVDLDTLDVTVQKFR; from the coding sequence GTGCCACTCGAGGGATCGGCCCGGATCGTCCAACGACTGACGAGCTGCGGCTTCAACGTCGAACGCGAGGCCGTGACGCTCATCGCGGGATCGGCCGACCCGTCCCGCACGGTCGATCGCCTCGTCGAGGAACTCGACGACGACGTCCTCGTCATCGCCACAGCCGACGTGCGCGCGATTCTGGAGACCGGTCTCGAAACCGAGGCCGAGGCAGCGTCCCCGACTCGCTCGGACGCTGCTCTCGCAACCGACACCGACGACCCCACCGATCGGGAGGCTCGGCCCACCGGAGCGACACCCGATGGTGGCGACGTCCGCGCCGAGCCTTCGCCGTCCGCCGACGGGCACGACGACCCCTCTATTTCAACTGGAACGACACCCCCCGACGGGGATTCGTCGGCTGCCTCTCCACCTGAAACGGAGGGGGTTCGCGAGCCGTCGAGTGATCGATCGTCGTCGGACGAGGACCGCTCGACTTCGGCACCCGACTTCGAACGGTCCGGCGAGACGGACGCACGGTCGGTCGAGATCGAGGGGGACATGACCGGCCAGAGCACCGGGACCGGAGCGTACCGCGATTTCGTGACGGTCTTTCGCGATCGCCTCGAACGACTCGGGTCGAAACTCCGCGGCCGGGTCAATCACCGACCGGCGTCCTCGATCGAATCGATGCCGGGCGGGAGCGACGTGGCGATGGTCGGACTGGTCAACGACGTCCGCTCGACGGCCAGCGGCCACTGGCTGGTCGAACTCGAGGACACGACCGGGACGTTCCCGTTTCTCGTGATGAAAGACCGCGACTTCGCCGGCCTCGTCGACGAGTTGCTCTGCGACGAGGTCCTCGCGATGGAAGGGACCCTCGCCGACGATTCCGGCATCGCGTTCGTCGATTCGATCCACTTCCCCGACGTCCCGCGCACGCACGAACCCTCGACCGCGGATCGCCACGTCCAGGCGGCGCTGATCAGCGACGTCCACGTCGGGAGCGAGGAGTTCATGGCCGGCGCCTGGAACCGGTTCGCGGAGTGGTTGCATTCGGAGGCGGCCCAACACGTCGAGTACCTCTGCATCGCGGGCGACATGGTCGAAGGCGTCGGCATCTATCCCGACCAGGACGAGGAACTCGACATCGTCGACATCTACGACCAGTACGAGGCGTTCAACGAGCACCTCAAACGCGTGCCGGGCGACCTCGAGATCGTCATGATTCCGGGCAACCACGACGCCGTCCGACTCGCGGAACCCCAGCCGGGATTCGACGAGGAACTGCGATCGATCATGTCGGCTCACGACGCGCGGATTTCGAGCAACCCGTCGGTCGTGGATCTCGAAGGGGTCTCGATCCTCATGTACCACGGCGTCTCGCTCGACGAAGTGATCGCGGAGTTACCCGCCGAATCCGCGAGCTACGACGAGCCGCACAAAGCGATGTACCAGTTGCTGAAGAAGCGCCACGTCGCGCCGCAGTTCGGCGGGCACACCCGCCTGGCTCCGGAAGAGCGCGATTACCTGGTCATCGAGGACGTGCCGGATATCTTCCACACCGGTCACGTTCACAAACTCGGCTTCGGGAAGTACCACGACGTCCTCGCGATCAACTCCGGCTGCTGGCAGGCCCAGACTGACTTCCAGAAGAGCGTCAACATCGATCCTGACGCCGGATTCGCCCCGATCGTCGACCTGGACACGCTCGACGTGACGGTTCAGAAGTTTCGCTAA
- a CDS encoding DUF2073 domain-containing protein produces MPQAKQPDNGDGVQIDLVSGERMEGLTSMEKIRLILDGVHDGNIVILEEGLSPDEESKLIEVTMAEISPDEFNGIEIETYPRSESRDASFISRLVGNEQPAAKLTVIGPANQIETLHKDETLISALVSRK; encoded by the coding sequence ATGCCACAGGCGAAACAACCCGATAACGGCGACGGCGTGCAGATCGACCTCGTCAGCGGCGAGCGCATGGAGGGCCTGACGAGCATGGAGAAGATCCGGCTGATCTTAGACGGCGTCCACGACGGCAACATCGTCATCCTCGAAGAAGGACTCTCACCCGACGAGGAGAGCAAGCTCATCGAGGTGACGATGGCGGAGATCAGCCCCGACGAGTTCAACGGGATCGAGATCGAGACCTATCCCCGGTCGGAGTCGCGCGACGCCTCGTTCATCAGCCGACTCGTCGGGAACGAGCAACCGGCGGCCAAACTCACCGTCATCGGTCCGGCCAACCAGATCGAGACGCTCCACAAGGACGAGACGCTCATCAGCGCACTCGTCTCTCGCAAGTAG
- a CDS encoding TlpA family protein disulfide reductase: MGRNVGRRSMLRTGGCVLAAAVAGCLADVRPTRPTETPADPPTGRNPDSPDAGRTDRSPSGPSPEVPADDSETAVDPTAAESLLLPAVDVAGSPGGLVDITPKNVVVLLDFFATWCPPCTPEMANLRRVRDRFDRDSVFVVSITQERDEPAIEDFWREHDATWPVVMDPDLRATLAFGATTIPTVVLLEPDGGEATRHTGLVGESTLTGEIESILGGDGS; this comes from the coding sequence ATGGGCCGAAACGTGGGTCGTCGGTCGATGCTTCGGACCGGCGGGTGCGTGCTGGCCGCGGCCGTAGCCGGCTGTCTCGCCGACGTCAGACCGACCCGACCGACGGAAACGCCCGCCGATCCGCCGACGGGTCGGAACCCGGACAGTCCAGACGCCGGTCGAACGGATCGGTCGCCGTCCGGACCGTCGCCGGAGGTTCCGGCGGACGATTCGGAGACGGCTGTCGACCCGACGGCCGCCGAATCACTCCTGCTACCCGCCGTCGACGTCGCCGGGTCGCCCGGCGGCCTCGTCGATATCACCCCGAAGAACGTCGTCGTTCTCCTCGATTTTTTCGCGACGTGGTGTCCGCCGTGTACGCCGGAGATGGCGAACCTCCGTCGCGTTCGCGATCGCTTCGATCGCGATTCGGTGTTCGTCGTCTCGATCACGCAGGAACGCGACGAACCGGCGATCGAAGATTTCTGGCGCGAACACGACGCGACCTGGCCGGTGGTGATGGACCCCGACTTGCGCGCGACGCTGGCGTTCGGCGCGACGACGATTCCCACGGTCGTTCTCCTCGAACCCGACGGAGGCGAAGCGACCCGCCACACCGGGCTCGTCGGCGAGTCCACGTTGACCGGGGAAATCGAATCGATCCTCGGCGGGGACGGATCGTGA
- a CDS encoding S26 family signal peptidase → MRTEETPYVYVRDLVTSVGLVLLIALILFGVSGVWPPLVAVESGSMEPHMQRGDMVFVVEQDRFVGDGYIEGTGIVTYETGAESGYTSFGNPGDVIIFRPGGSEVRTPVIHRAHFWVERGENWIATKADPMLTNGRSCSQLSTCPAPYAGFVTYGDANTGYDQTGAGADTSIVKPAWIEGKAKYRVPWLGHIRLTVDETFATADLAGAAPSGPVPVLGVVAPSGLVLIGLRRTRRQ, encoded by the coding sequence ATGCGAACGGAGGAGACGCCGTACGTCTACGTCCGCGATCTGGTGACGAGCGTCGGGCTGGTCCTCCTGATCGCCCTGATTCTCTTCGGCGTCAGCGGCGTCTGGCCGCCGCTGGTCGCCGTCGAGAGCGGAAGCATGGAACCGCACATGCAGCGCGGGGACATGGTCTTCGTCGTCGAGCAGGATCGATTCGTCGGCGACGGCTACATCGAGGGCACCGGAATCGTCACCTACGAGACGGGCGCCGAGAGCGGGTACACGAGCTTCGGCAACCCCGGCGACGTCATCATCTTCCGGCCGGGCGGCTCCGAGGTGCGGACGCCGGTGATCCATCGGGCCCACTTCTGGGTCGAACGGGGTGAAAATTGGATCGCGACCAAAGCCGACCCCATGCTGACGAACGGCCGCAGCTGCTCGCAACTCTCGACCTGTCCCGCTCCGTACGCCGGCTTCGTCACCTACGGCGACGCCAATACCGGCTACGACCAGACCGGTGCGGGTGCCGATACGTCCATCGTCAAACCGGCGTGGATCGAGGGAAAAGCCAAGTATCGCGTCCCGTGGCTCGGCCACATCCGACTGACGGTCGACGAAACGTTCGCCACCGCGGATCTCGCAGGCGCCGCCCCGAGCGGTCCCGTTCCGGTACTCGGCGTCGTCGCACCGTCCGGACTGGTACTGATCGGCCTCCGACGGACGCGCCGCCAGTGA
- a CDS encoding DUF7089 family protein — MFSERSLTGRVEAVRESYAPDALVLDADRDFETVPPAAAEDLGLLVDRLDPHTYPVAWLPPDAPQLLEQYVSGTFTIGMPGDGSVVWTRQTEPPVVLVKPRLEGSPADFVDFLLAEACVELSLDVPEHFIGFFEDRYRTLHDSLGLAPAETYQVAAALYDGWVGLRTRPAFESWDENHPELAASWRDAGRQLDGRIGDLPGAVARRETSFPDATELACAAIKHGLDLPAPFDALDTAAYREHGADFACRWADRIGRTVGEESAATTEE, encoded by the coding sequence ATGTTCTCCGAACGCTCCCTCACGGGGCGCGTCGAGGCGGTTCGCGAGTCCTACGCACCCGACGCGCTCGTCCTCGACGCCGACCGCGACTTCGAGACCGTCCCGCCGGCCGCGGCGGAGGATCTGGGTCTGCTCGTCGACCGGCTCGATCCGCACACCTACCCCGTGGCGTGGCTGCCACCGGACGCCCCGCAACTGCTCGAACAGTACGTCTCCGGGACGTTCACGATCGGCATGCCGGGCGACGGCAGCGTCGTCTGGACGCGCCAGACCGAGCCGCCGGTCGTCCTGGTCAAACCGCGACTCGAGGGCTCGCCGGCCGACTTCGTCGACTTTCTGCTCGCCGAGGCGTGCGTCGAACTTTCACTCGACGTCCCCGAACACTTCATCGGCTTCTTCGAGGACCGGTATCGGACCCTCCACGACAGTCTCGGGCTCGCTCCGGCCGAAACGTACCAGGTCGCCGCCGCGCTGTACGACGGCTGGGTCGGCCTCCGGACGCGTCCGGCGTTCGAATCCTGGGACGAGAACCACCCGGAACTGGCCGCGAGCTGGCGCGACGCGGGGCGCCAACTCGACGGGCGGATCGGTGACCTGCCGGGCGCCGTTGCGCGGCGCGAGACGTCGTTCCCCGACGCGACGGAACTGGCCTGCGCGGCGATCAAACACGGCCTCGACCTGCCGGCGCCGTTCGACGCCCTCGACACCGCCGCGTATCGGGAACACGGTGCCGACTTCGCCTGTCGATGGGCCGACCGCATCGGCCGAACCGTCGGTGAGGAGTCCGCAGCGACGACCGAAGAGTGA
- a CDS encoding aspartate kinase gives MRVVAKFGGTSLGTGDRISRAADSIATAVADGHEIVVVASAMGSTTDELLEEISFEASEADRAEIVSMGERTSVRMLKAALSARDVDATFLEPGDGDWPVVTDEFGEVDVEETKRRADALVETSAETVPVVTGFLAEGPDGTITTLGRGGSDTTAVMLGNYMDADEVVIVTDVEGVMTGDPHVVEGARNVGQISVDELRNLSFRGAEVVAPSALSYKDESLAVRVVHYQHGDLLTGGTEIEGTFENLVDLREYPLACLTVAGRSIRNHPGILQTLSTALGEAEINVDVAASGLDTVTFYVDAEEAERAENILHRQVIEHDDIASVTVDQPLAVITLTGGELPTQPGVIHEIVEPFAEARLQIHDLVTSATSVAILVDWEDRERGLELAQDLF, from the coding sequence GTGCGCGTCGTAGCCAAGTTCGGCGGGACGAGCCTGGGCACGGGGGATCGGATCTCCCGCGCGGCCGACTCGATCGCGACCGCGGTCGCGGACGGCCACGAGATCGTCGTCGTCGCGAGCGCGATGGGGTCGACGACCGACGAGCTCCTCGAGGAGATCAGCTTCGAGGCGAGCGAGGCCGATCGCGCCGAGATCGTCAGCATGGGCGAGCGGACCTCGGTGCGGATGCTCAAGGCGGCGCTGTCGGCGCGCGACGTCGACGCGACGTTCCTCGAACCGGGCGACGGCGACTGGCCGGTCGTCACCGACGAGTTCGGCGAGGTCGATGTCGAGGAGACCAAGCGGCGGGCCGACGCGCTCGTCGAAACGAGTGCGGAGACGGTGCCCGTCGTCACCGGGTTCCTCGCGGAGGGGCCGGACGGAACGATCACGACGCTCGGGCGTGGGGGTTCCGACACGACGGCCGTCATGCTCGGCAACTACATGGACGCGGACGAGGTCGTCATCGTCACCGACGTCGAGGGCGTGATGACGGGCGACCCGCACGTCGTCGAAGGCGCCAGGAACGTCGGGCAGATCTCCGTCGACGAACTGCGAAACCTCTCGTTTCGCGGGGCCGAAGTCGTGGCCCCGTCGGCGCTGTCCTACAAGGACGAGTCCCTCGCCGTCCGCGTCGTCCACTACCAGCACGGCGACCTCCTGACGGGCGGCACCGAGATCGAGGGCACCTTCGAGAATCTCGTCGACCTCCGGGAGTACCCGCTGGCCTGCCTGACCGTCGCCGGCCGCTCGATCCGCAACCACCCGGGCATCCTCCAGACGCTCTCGACCGCCCTCGGGGAGGCCGAGATCAACGTCGACGTCGCCGCGAGCGGGCTCGACACCGTGACCTTCTACGTCGACGCCGAGGAGGCCGAACGCGCGGAGAACATCCTCCACCGGCAGGTGATCGAACACGACGACATCGCGAGCGTCACCGTCGATCAACCCCTGGCCGTGATCACGCTCACCGGCGGCGAACTGCCGACCCAGCCGGGCGTCATCCACGAGATCGTCGAACCCTTCGCGGAGGCGCGCCTCCAGATTCACGATCTGGTCACCTCGGCCACCAGCGTCGCGATCCTCGTCGATTGGGAGGATCGCGAACGCGGGCTGGAACTCGCCCAGGACCTCTTCTGA
- a CDS encoding DUF7090 family protein, protein MTYALAIDGTPETVPGGTGLLLLHPSIGETDRIDTDFLKTDTDRFLVVSTRTTAREVSQKLEHYDVDESCADILDTLSIERGYSRRSKDHVSYVSAPDHVDGIVAGVEDFLERTDGKRRISFDSLTELAYYAGEDEALSAADRILELLDEHDAIGLFHLSTEVHDQAVLDEFATRFDGVIELSPDGTVDAEF, encoded by the coding sequence ATGACGTACGCACTGGCGATCGACGGGACGCCGGAGACGGTACCCGGCGGGACGGGATTGTTACTCTTACACCCGAGTATCGGCGAAACCGACCGTATCGATACGGACTTTCTGAAAACCGACACCGACCGATTTCTCGTCGTCTCGACCCGGACGACCGCACGCGAGGTGAGTCAGAAGCTAGAGCACTACGACGTCGACGAATCCTGTGCGGACATCCTCGACACGCTCAGCATCGAACGCGGCTACTCGCGCCGGTCGAAGGATCACGTCTCGTACGTCTCGGCGCCGGACCACGTCGACGGAATCGTCGCCGGCGTCGAGGACTTCCTCGAACGAACCGACGGAAAACGCCGGATCAGTTTCGATTCGTTGACCGAACTCGCCTACTACGCGGGCGAGGACGAGGCGCTGAGCGCTGCCGATCGGATCCTCGAACTGCTCGACGAACACGACGCGATCGGGCTCTTTCACCTCTCGACCGAGGTCCACGACCAGGCGGTCCTCGACGAGTTCGCGACGCGCTTCGACGGCGTCATCGAACTCTCGCCGGACGGCACGGTCGACGCCGAGTTCTGA
- a CDS encoding cytochrome c biogenesis CcdA family protein, with amino-acid sequence MTTVTPAVLWFAFSAGAATFFAPCSYPLLPGYVAYYVGDADGAERSVGRRLRRAAVVGISVSVGLALVFVCLGAAILTAGGRLTEHAVTIELVVGSVVIVLGLRMAAGGSGSAFTSTSPFTPPSIQLPARRRSIVGYVLFGVVYGAAAAGCTVPLLIGLSGFALRTGSIGAIAVIGTYVGGLCALMITITLLAALGRIAILRRISRQTGRIRRASGLLLIGAGAAQLYLFFFRYDGAAALGLG; translated from the coding sequence ATGACGACGGTAACCCCAGCGGTCCTCTGGTTCGCGTTTTCGGCGGGGGCCGCGACCTTCTTCGCCCCGTGTTCGTACCCGCTGCTTCCGGGATACGTCGCGTACTACGTCGGTGACGCCGACGGTGCCGAGCGGTCCGTCGGCCGACGCCTTCGTCGGGCGGCGGTCGTCGGGATATCGGTGAGCGTCGGATTGGCGCTCGTGTTCGTCTGTCTCGGCGCCGCGATACTGACGGCTGGCGGTCGGCTCACGGAACACGCGGTGACGATCGAACTCGTCGTCGGAAGCGTCGTGATCGTCCTCGGCCTCCGGATGGCCGCTGGTGGATCGGGAAGTGCGTTCACCTCGACGAGCCCGTTCACCCCGCCGTCGATTCAGCTCCCCGCACGCCGTCGGTCGATCGTGGGGTACGTCCTCTTCGGCGTCGTCTACGGCGCCGCGGCGGCCGGATGCACCGTCCCGCTGCTGATCGGACTGAGTGGGTTCGCGCTTCGAACCGGCTCGATCGGGGCCATCGCCGTGATCGGAACCTACGTGGGCGGATTGTGTGCCCTCATGATTACCATCACGCTGCTGGCCGCCCTCGGTCGCATCGCGATCCTCCGGCGGATTTCCCGCCAGACCGGCCGGATTCGGCGCGCGTCCGGACTCCTGTTGATCGGTGCGGGAGCGGCCCAGCTCTACCTTTTTTTCTTCCGATACGATGGAGCCGCAGCGCTCGGACTCGGATGA
- a CDS encoding Zn-ribbon domain-containing protein yields MPHQCTTCDRRFPDGSKEMLSGCPDCGGNKFQFAPANRADSSEDAESSETAGPGSAAEPEASATSDAREWPATARRPAERDVDPTDRADDSAHPAVDSSRRADESASDRDDAMADEFEWVDGDEDTAQASARSDVVSPDELPTRSADVHSTDDPQSRDDRGHSDAAAGDEVEPADPPGSGRVVSEPSPDQPSIEQLREELNDQFESIKIVSPGQYELNLMELYDREEHIVSLQEDGRYVINVPDSWHSDE; encoded by the coding sequence ATGCCCCACCAGTGTACGACCTGCGACCGACGCTTTCCCGACGGCTCGAAGGAGATGCTCTCGGGGTGTCCCGATTGCGGGGGGAACAAGTTCCAGTTCGCACCCGCGAACAGAGCCGATTCGAGCGAGGACGCCGAATCGAGCGAGACGGCCGGACCGGGTTCGGCCGCCGAACCGGAGGCGTCTGCGACTTCAGATGCTCGCGAGTGGCCGGCGACGGCGCGTCGCCCCGCCGAACGGGACGTCGACCCGACCGATCGTGCCGACGATTCGGCACACCCAGCCGTCGACTCGTCACGTCGAGCCGACGAGTCCGCGAGCGACCGCGACGATGCGATGGCGGACGAGTTCGAGTGGGTGGACGGTGACGAGGACACCGCGCAGGCGAGCGCACGGTCCGACGTCGTCTCGCCTGATGAACTCCCGACCCGATCCGCCGACGTACATTCGACCGACGATCCCCAGTCCCGCGACGATCGAGGCCATTCGGACGCAGCCGCCGGCGACGAGGTGGAACCAGCTGATCCGCCGGGATCCGGGCGCGTCGTCAGCGAACCGTCGCCCGACCAACCTTCGATCGAACAGCTTCGCGAGGAACTCAACGACCAGTTCGAGAGTATCAAGATCGTCAGTCCGGGCCAGTACGAACTCAACCTCATGGAACTGTACGATCGCGAGGAGCACATCGTCTCCCTCCAGGAGGACGGTCGCTACGTCATCAACGTCCCCGATTCCTGGCACAGTGACGAGTGA